The Methanotorris formicicus Mc-S-70 genome segment TTCTACTACAGAACATGCTCTAAATTACGTCTGAATGTTTACACAATAAACATTATGCCTTTTGCGATAATCATGAAATAGGGATTAAAAGGGGATGATAGTAATGAAAGTTAAAGAAATCATGAATAAGGATTTTATAGAATTCTCTCCAAATGATATTGGGGGAGAAGTTGTACAGACACTCTACAAAAAAAGAAAAAACTACGCCCCAGTTTTAGAAGATGGAAAACTTGTGGGGTGGTTAACATCTCTTGATTTACTTGCAGGATGTAAGCATTCAAAAATTGAAGATTTAATGCTGTTTATTGATGAAATAAAAGTTTTAAATGAAAATGATGCGTT includes the following:
- a CDS encoding CBS domain-containing protein, whose amino-acid sequence is MIVMKVKEIMNKDFIEFSPNDIGGEVVQTLYKKRKNYAPVLEDGKLVGWLTSLDLLAGCKHSKIEDLMLFIDEIKVLNENDALTGEIIEEMIKNEDIAYPVTNDNDEVVGTLSVFDLLKFYKK